From the Fusobacterium sp. JB019 genome, the window GTTAGGTTTTGATGATACAGGAGTAGCTTTAATGCTAACAGTTTTTGCTCTTCAAGATAGTTTTGGTACTGCCTGTAATGTAACAGGAGATGGAGCTTTAACAATGATATTAAATGGGTTATATGCACATACAATTAAAGAGTAAATAAAAAATTATGAAATAAAAATTCCTTCAGGTTAAAAGCTGAAGGAATTTTATTATATTAGTTTCATTAGGTAAAATTATTATGTAATCTATTTTTGGTTGTTTTGAAATATATAAAATGGTATACTAATATAGAAAAATAAAACAGGAGGAAAAAAATGAAAAAACTAATATATCTTTTAATAATTATGTCACTAACTTTAGTAGGATGTTCTAATAATAAGGCACCTCGAAAATCTAATTTAACTTATGGAATGGTGAAAAGTAATGTGATAAAAGGAAAGACTTCTCAAAGTGAAATTATGCAACTATTTGGAGCTCCTAATTTAGTAACAAAAAATAAAGAAAATAATGAAGTATGGAGCTATAATAAAATGTCAGTAGATCAAAAAAGTGGAAGTAAAGATGCTTGGTTAATATTATTCGGTGCTAATTCTTCAAAGTCATCAGTAACTACAAGTAGCTTTGATTTTATTGTAATTTTTGATAAATATGATATAGTTAAAGACTACAGTGTTATAGCAAGTAATTATTAATAAGGAGAAGGGCGAATGAAAAAAATATTTTTATCAGCTATTTTAGCATTAACATTTTTAATGACAGGTTGTACAGCTGTGGATAAAGTAACTCCTTTAGAAAGAGCTCAGATGAGGACAGCAACAATGGATTCAGAATATAGAATGACATTTAAAGCTTTAATGACTACTTTAGAAAATGAAGGTTACACAATTGAAAATACAGACATGGATTCAGGATTAATAAAAGCATCAATAATGAAAAATGCAGTAGGTAAATGGGATACAATATTACTAGGAACTACAGGTATAAATAAAAAATCTTTAAGTTCAACAGTTACAAAAATTAATTCAGAATCAACAAGAGTAAGGATAAATATAAGAGAAGAGACAGAAACTCATCAAGGTGCTTATGATTATTCAAATGTAAATGAAATAAATGATCCTTTTGTTTATAAAGATTTATTTAATAAATTAAGAGTTGAAATAGCAAGATACAAAGCTATGAGATAGAAATTAAATTTAAAGATTCCAAACTAGAAAGGAGGAAGTGACAAGATTATTTTGTTGCTTAAATTAATTATGATTAAAAGTTTAAGTAAAGCTATAGAAATTTTAGAAATTTTGAAAAAATCTCCAAAAGGATGTAGCCTTCTTCAAATCTATACAACATTAGGTATTCCTAAGAGTACAGCACATGGTATATTGAAAACATTGATGGGGAAAATGTATGTATTAAAAGATGAGAGTACTCATTTTTATAGATTAGGCCCAGCATTGATTTCTTTAGGTAAAGTAGCTTCTTTAGAATTAAATATCAAAAATATAGCTTATTTAGTATTGGAAAAACTATCTTTAGAATTAGGTGTAGATTCATTTTTAATGATTCCTATTGGTTATAAAGGAACTATAATAGAAAGAGTAGATGGATTACAAAGTGTTAAAATAGTTGAAAATTATGGGAATGAATTTTATCTTCATTGTGGAGCTATGAGAAAAGCTATTTTAGCTCATAAAGATATATCTTTTATAGAAGATTATATTAATAATGTTATTGAAAAAAATGAAAATATAAAAATTTCCTCATCAAAGTTAAAGGGAGATTTAAAAAAAATTAAGTCTGAAGGAGTGGCAATATCATATGGTGAATATGCAAAGGGAACTATAGGGATAGGTGCTCCAATATATAATAGTAATGGGGAAGTAATTGCTTCTTTAGGAATTAATTTATTAGAAACTAAAGATTTAACAGATGAAAAAATAAAAGAATTAAAAGAAATAGTAAGAGAGAAAGCGATAGAAGTTTCAAAGGGAATGGGTTATTTATAAAATTTAATAAAAAATAATATTAGTAATAAAAAAAGTTCTTTAATGTTTAAATATTAAAGAACTTTTTTATTTTTTAAAATAATTTTAATTTGTATAAATATGTTCTAAAACCGTAGTAAGTATTGGTATATAAGGAGGATAATTTTTATATAGTTCAAATTTAAAAAAAAATCAATAAAAAAGAATTGACAAAAAACAAAAAAAAAGGTATATATATATTGTAGATATTTTACGAACGCGTTCTACAATGTAGAACGAGAGAAAAAAGTAACTATTTTAGATAAATTCTTAAAAAAAGGAGGTATGAGATTTAAGGAATAAATTTCTTGATTTATTTTTAGGAGATTTTAAAAATTAGTGAAATTTTATTAGTTAAAAATAAGATTGAAAGAGAAGAATTATTTATAAGTAAAAAAATTTAATAAAAAAATCCCAAATCGCAAAAAATGCAAAATGGGATAAGCATGATATAAATCATACCCTAGACAAGTATATTATATCATATCTTATCCTTAAAATAAATAAAATTTAGGAGGAAAAATATGAGAGAAGATGTAATACATTTCGAAGCGTTAGGAGAAGAGGCAATACATATAAAGGAGGAAACAGAAGCAAAACAAAAATTAGGATTATTACCACAAGATTTTAAATATACAGTAACACCAGAAAATTTACAAACATATTTGGATAAACATAAAGATGTTGAATTACCTAATATCATAACAACTAAAACACATTCAAAATTACCAAATGAATATTTAAGAGGATCTAAAAAAAGTATTATTACAAGAAGTGCTGGATATGATCATTTTGAAAGTTTACAAGAGGTTATTAATTTAACTTCATTAAGAGAATATTGTGTTAATGCAGTAGCTCAAACAGCAATAAAATTTGTATATGCTATGGCAGGAAGATTAAATGAATATACTAAAAATACACAAACTTTCGAGAGAAATAAAACTGTTTCTTTTATGGAACTAGGGCCTAATAGAACAGCAACAGTATTTGGAGTTGGAAAAATAGGAAAAAGAGTATATGAATTATTAGAAGGAAATGGATTAAAAGTTCAAGCTGTAGATATAAGAGAAGAAGAATTAAATGAATTATATAAAGGATCAGTAAAATTTGTAACTAAAGAAGAAGCAATAAAAACAAGTGATATTATTGTAAATGTTATGAATTTAACTAAAAATCCTGAAAGTAAGTTTTATAATGTTAATTATTTTTCTGAAGAATATTTATCTCAAGCTAAAAAAGGAGTTATTTTTGCTAACGTAACTAGAGGAGATATAGCTCCAGAATCAGTTTTACTTAAATTATATAAAGAAAATATTGTCGGAGGAATAGGATTAGACGTATTTACAGATGAAGGAAAATTTTCAAAATTAATTAAAGGTGAAATATCGCCAGATAATGAAGATCATAAAGCGGCTAAAGAAATAGTTGAGAAATCTATAAATCATACAGAAAACTTCTATGTTCAACCTCATCAAGGGTTTAATTCTGATTTAGCAGCTATAGACAAAGCAAGAGAAGCTGTAAATCATATATGTGATTGGTATAAAAATGACAAAGAAAATTTTAACGAGCAATTGCCTTATTATAAAGGATAAAGTTTAAGTTTGTTTTAATTGCTAATTTTATTAATTTTATCAATAAAAATCACAAGGAGGAAACATGGAAGCGTTAACGGGTAAGGCAATATGGATGGTATTACAAGATGTAGCTTGGATGGGGATACTTTTATTAATAGGACAAATGCTTAGAGCTAAGGTTAAAATTTTTCAAAAATTATTAATTCCTTCAGCTTTAATAGGTGGATTTTTAGCACTAGCTTTAGGGCCTAGAGGATATGGATTAATTCCACTTTCTAATTCTTTTGGAACTTATGCAAGTGTTTTAATAGTTGTTATTTTTGCAGCAACACCAATAGGAGATAAACCTACTAAAGAACAAACTTCTGGTCCAGTAATAGGAGGAATGTTTTTTAATGTAACAGGAGTGGCAGTCTTACAATATGCTGCAGGTATGTTTTTAACAGTATATTTATTAAAACATATCTATCCAAATTTACCAGAACAATTTGGTCTAACTATGGCTACAGGATTTTATGGAGGTCACGGGACAGCAGTTGCAGTAGGAAATGCCTTAGAAGAAATGGGAATAGCTAATATGACAGACCTATCTTTAACATGTGCTACTTTAGGTATTGTAGGAGGAATTATATTAGGAATATGTTTAATAAACTGGGGAACAAGAAAAGGATATACTCATTATGTAAAAAATCCTCAAGATTTACCAGTAGAATTAAGAACAGGATTAATCCCACCAGAAAAGCAAAAATCAGCAGGGAAAATAACAATTTCTTCTATATGTGTTGATCCTTTAACTTTCCACTTAGGACTTGTTTTATTAGCATCTATAGCAGGGAAATATTTTAGTGGATGGTTTAAAGGCTTCAGTGGAAATCATTTAGGCTTTGCAATAGCTATACCAGCATTTTGTTCATCTTTATTAGCAGCATTTTTATTAAATAAAATATTAAATAAAACTAATGGTCATAAATATGTAGATAGACATACAATTGGTAGAATTCAAGGGACAGCAACAGATTTCTTAATGGTTTCAGGAATAGGGTCATTAAATTTAGGAGTAGCAATGCAATATGCAGGTCCTTTATTAATAATATGTGGAGTTGGATTCTTAATCACATTATTATGGTTTATAATAATTGGAGGAAAGACTTCAAGAAAAGATTGGTTTGAAAGAAACATGATGTCTTGGGGTCATGCAACAGGAGTTACAGCAACAGGAATATTATTATTACGTGTAGTTGATCCAGAATTAAAATCTAGAGGAATAGAAGATGCAGGAATAGCAGATATTTTTAATCGTCCTATTATAATAGCTTTACAGGTTGTACCACCAATAGTGATGAATTTGATGCCAAGAACAGGTGGGCATATAGTAACTTGGTCTATTTTTGGAGTAGTAGGAATTATGTGGTTAGTAGCTTGGAAATTAAAATGGTGGATTCCAAGTCAAAAATTAAAGAAATATAGAGATACTTCTGAATCAGCGCCTCAATATGGAAATGATTTTGTAGGTCAAGAAGCAGTTTAAAAATTGAGATTATTTTCTTTCTCAAAATAGACTTTGGTCAAGCAAGAACTTCTTTACAAGCATTTGCAGAAAACTTCTAAAAAATTAAAAGGAGGAGAAAACAAAATTATTTTGTTATATAATTAAATATGATTAAAAGTTTAAAAAAAGCTATTGAAATTTTAGAAATCTTAAAAAAATCCCCAAGAGGATGTAGCCTTTTTCAAATATATACAACACTAGGTATTCCTAAAAGCACAGCTCATGGAATTTTAAAAACATTACTTATAAAAATGTATGTATTAAAAGATGAGAACACTCATTTTTATAAATTGGGACCAGCATTAGTTTCCTTAGGGAAAGTTGCTTCTTTAGAATTAAATATTAAAAATATAGCTTATTCAGTATTGAAAAATTTATCTTTAGAACTAGGTTTTGATTCGTTTTTAATGATTCCAATTGGTTATAAAGGAACCATTATAGAAAGAGTAGATGGATTACAAAGTGTTAAAATAATTGAAAATTTTGGAAATGAATTTTATCTTCATTGCGGAGCTATGAGGAAAGCGATATTAGCCCATAAAGAAACCCCCTTTATAGAAGAATATATAGAAAATATTATTGAAGAAAATAATAATATTAAAGTTTTATCCTCAAAGTTAAGAGAAGATTTGAAAAAAATTAAAGATGAAGGAGCAGCAGTATCTTATGGTGAATATGCAAAAGGTACAGTAGGAATAGGAGCTCCAATATATAATAATCATGGAAAGGTAATTGCCTCCTTAGGAGTTAATTTATTAGAAAATAAGGAACTAACAAGTGAAAGAATAGAAAAATTAAAAGAAATTATAAAAGAAAAAGCAGAAGAAGTATCCAAAGGAATGGGAAAAAAATAAAAAAAATGGAACTATAATTAGTTCCATTTTTTTATTTAAATGTTTGAAAATATTTAAAATGAGAGTATAATTTAATGAAAGGAAGTGATTAATTTGAATAAAAAAACTAGAGCAAAAATATCCATAGGAGTTATAATAGCAGCCTTATTTTTAACTGCTTCAATTTTAAAAGTTAGTGATGGAAATGATATCGTTAAGTTAAAAAACTATAAATCAGCAAGTAAATATATAGAAAAGGGATGGATTCCAAATGATATTTCAAAAAATATAGAAGATATATTTTTAGTTTATAATTTAGATGAGAATATAGTTAATATAAATTTTAATCTTCCTAAGGAAGAAATAAAAAATATTTTAGAGAGAACAAAAACTATAAATTTAGAAAAATTGAAAAAAGAAACAAAAGCTTTGAATGTGAAATTTATTTCTCTTGAAACAAAATTAAAGAAAAATAAAGATAGAGCATTGATAAATGAGGATTCAAACTATGTTTATGTTATTTATCCCACAGGGGAAATATATATGCTTAGCAAAATAAATTAAAAAAAGCTTGCAAAATTAATAAAATAGAGTTATTATATTTGAAATTAAAACAAAGGGGGAATTTTTTATAATGTTAAGAACATACATGTTAAGCCTAATAAATCTCTTACTGCTTCTTATAATGATAATAAGAACAGAATTTTTATATGGCAAAAATATGTTAGAAAAACTTGTAAAAAATTTCAATGATAATTACTATAATAAAATTTCATCTCTAAAATTTTCACTCAAATAGAAATTTAGATTTTAAATAAAACAGTAAGATAAATAAGTTGAAGTTAACCAGTCTAGCATATAGGCTGGTTTTTTATATAATTGATATTTAAAAAAGGGGGCATAAAATGATAGAAAATATTTTTACATCAAATTACACTGTAGGTGAAATGGCATATAATGAAATACCAAAAATTTGTAATGTTTACGGAAAAAAAGTTGTAATGATTGGAGGAAAGACAGCTTTAGAAAAGGCAGGTCATATAATAAAAGATTCAATAAAAAATAGTGATATGGAAATTATAGATACTTTATGGTATGGGGGACAGGCCTCTTTTGAAAATGCTAAAATGTTATCAGAGAATGAAGCTGTAAAAAAAGCAGATATGATATTTTCAGTTGGGGGAGGAAAAGCTTTAGATACTTGTAAAATATTAACAGGGAAAATAAATAAACCTGTATTTACATTTCCAACTATTGCAGGAACATGCGCAGCTATGACATCTGTTTGTGCAGTTTATCATCCGGATGGAGTTTTTAGAGATGTATATTTTAGACATGCACCAGCAGAACATACTTTTATAAACACAAAAATTATTGCAGAAGCTCCAATTAAATATATTTGGGCTGGTATAGGTGATACTTTAGCTAAGGGCTATGAGCCTGAATTTTCATCTAGGGGAGAGAAACTAGATTTTTCAAATACTATGGGGGTTACTTTATCTAGTTTATGTAAAGAACCAATATTTAAAAATGGAACAAAGGCTATAAAAGATTGTGAAATAAAGGTATCTTCTAGTGAAGTAAAAGAAGTAGTTCTTTCTATAATAGCGGCAACAGGAACAGTTTCAAATGCTTTAGAAATGAAATATAATAGTTGCGCTGCTCATTCATTATGTTATGGATTTACAATTTTTCCTAAAGTAGAAGAGCATCATTTACATGGAGAATTAGTTTCTTATGGA encodes:
- a CDS encoding cation:dicarboxylase symporter family transporter encodes the protein LGFDDTGVALMLTVFALQDSFGTACNVTGDGALTMILNGLYAHTIKE
- a CDS encoding IclR family transcriptional regulator; translated protein: MLLKLIMIKSLSKAIEILEILKKSPKGCSLLQIYTTLGIPKSTAHGILKTLMGKMYVLKDESTHFYRLGPALISLGKVASLELNIKNIAYLVLEKLSLELGVDSFLMIPIGYKGTIIERVDGLQSVKIVENYGNEFYLHCGAMRKAILAHKDISFIEDYINNVIEKNENIKISSSKLKGDLKKIKSEGVAISYGEYAKGTIGIGAPIYNSNGEVIASLGINLLETKDLTDEKIKELKEIVREKAIEVSKGMGYL
- a CDS encoding NAD(P)-dependent oxidoreductase, translating into MREDVIHFEALGEEAIHIKEETEAKQKLGLLPQDFKYTVTPENLQTYLDKHKDVELPNIITTKTHSKLPNEYLRGSKKSIITRSAGYDHFESLQEVINLTSLREYCVNAVAQTAIKFVYAMAGRLNEYTKNTQTFERNKTVSFMELGPNRTATVFGVGKIGKRVYELLEGNGLKVQAVDIREEELNELYKGSVKFVTKEEAIKTSDIIVNVMNLTKNPESKFYNVNYFSEEYLSQAKKGVIFANVTRGDIAPESVLLKLYKENIVGGIGLDVFTDEGKFSKLIKGEISPDNEDHKAAKEIVEKSINHTENFYVQPHQGFNSDLAAIDKAREAVNHICDWYKNDKENFNEQLPYYKG
- a CDS encoding sodium/glutamate symporter codes for the protein MEALTGKAIWMVLQDVAWMGILLLIGQMLRAKVKIFQKLLIPSALIGGFLALALGPRGYGLIPLSNSFGTYASVLIVVIFAATPIGDKPTKEQTSGPVIGGMFFNVTGVAVLQYAAGMFLTVYLLKHIYPNLPEQFGLTMATGFYGGHGTAVAVGNALEEMGIANMTDLSLTCATLGIVGGIILGICLINWGTRKGYTHYVKNPQDLPVELRTGLIPPEKQKSAGKITISSICVDPLTFHLGLVLLASIAGKYFSGWFKGFSGNHLGFAIAIPAFCSSLLAAFLLNKILNKTNGHKYVDRHTIGRIQGTATDFLMVSGIGSLNLGVAMQYAGPLLIICGVGFLITLLWFIIIGGKTSRKDWFERNMMSWGHATGVTATGILLLRVVDPELKSRGIEDAGIADIFNRPIIIALQVVPPIVMNLMPRTGGHIVTWSIFGVVGIMWLVAWKLKWWIPSQKLKKYRDTSESAPQYGNDFVGQEAV
- a CDS encoding IclR family transcriptional regulator; its protein translation is MIKSLKKAIEILEILKKSPRGCSLFQIYTTLGIPKSTAHGILKTLLIKMYVLKDENTHFYKLGPALVSLGKVASLELNIKNIAYSVLKNLSLELGFDSFLMIPIGYKGTIIERVDGLQSVKIIENFGNEFYLHCGAMRKAILAHKETPFIEEYIENIIEENNNIKVLSSKLREDLKKIKDEGAAVSYGEYAKGTVGIGAPIYNNHGKVIASLGVNLLENKELTSERIEKLKEIIKEKAEEVSKGMGKK
- a CDS encoding iron-containing alcohol dehydrogenase family protein, translated to MIENIFTSNYTVGEMAYNEIPKICNVYGKKVVMIGGKTALEKAGHIIKDSIKNSDMEIIDTLWYGGQASFENAKMLSENEAVKKADMIFSVGGGKALDTCKILTGKINKPVFTFPTIAGTCAAMTSVCAVYHPDGVFRDVYFRHAPAEHTFINTKIIAEAPIKYIWAGIGDTLAKGYEPEFSSRGEKLDFSNTMGVTLSSLCKEPIFKNGTKAIKDCEIKVSSSEVKEVVLSIIAATGTVSNALEMKYNSCAAHSLCYGFTIFPKVEEHHLHGELVSYGVLVQTMMDNNLEELKKLIEFYKSIKLPISYKEFGVTENEIEKVIEKACSTGDIEQACMKIDKEVYRNAINKLEDFIQNIVK